A stretch of Imperialibacter roseus DNA encodes these proteins:
- a CDS encoding restriction endonuclease subunit S yields the protein MDKNSEIPIGWVVQDLGNITYLNMGQSPPSSTYNNEGIGLPFFQGKTEFQELYPYINKFCSDPLKIVDKDDILISVRAPVGPTNLAPEKSSIGRGLAGIKSFSGMHSKFLLFQLRSIENKISDLGTGTTFKAISSSNLASISIFLPPLNEQQRIVSKIEELFSDLDNGMANLKLAQNQLKVYRQALLKHAFEGKLTEQWRKENKPEPAEKLLERIKEERKKRYEQELKDWKAAVKAWEKDGKKEQRPSRPSKPIVPEKPNDFHESKKWELPKGWDWSQLGLVTFITKLAGFEYTKYVSYDEDGDLSVIKAENAGPNGFKRTDYSRIKSETVSNLKRSRLSGGELLVVFVGAGTGNVAVVPKYSNYFLGPNIGMARPYGNIDSKYLEFFYQSPMGKDILMVTVKAVAQPSLSMGTIRQTPLVIPSIEEQNLIIQILDAQFSVVENLERTIESGLQKSEALRQSILKKAFEGKLVPQDPNDEPASELLNRIEAEKKKHLEQQKQQKKRKPKNTKKMSKELSIEEVLKTSDKPMLAKDVWQKSKHKENIEDFYMELKDIQSKIKEVKKGTESLLSLV from the coding sequence ATGGATAAGAATTCTGAAATACCTATTGGTTGGGTAGTCCAAGATTTGGGTAATATTACTTATCTGAATATGGGGCAATCACCACCATCTTCAACATATAACAATGAGGGTATTGGTTTGCCATTTTTTCAAGGAAAGACGGAATTTCAAGAGCTATATCCATACATTAACAAATTTTGTAGTGATCCACTAAAAATAGTTGACAAAGACGATATTCTTATATCTGTAAGAGCACCTGTAGGGCCTACAAACTTAGCACCTGAAAAAAGCTCTATTGGAAGGGGGCTTGCAGGAATAAAAAGTTTTTCGGGGATGCACAGTAAATTTTTACTATTTCAATTAAGGTCGATTGAAAATAAAATCTCAGACCTAGGAACCGGAACAACTTTTAAGGCAATTTCTAGTTCCAACCTTGCAAGCATTTCAATATTTCTTCCCCCACTCAACGAACAACAACGTATCGTTTCCAAAATCGAAGAACTTTTCAGCGATTTGGACAATGGGATGGCCAATCTCAAATTGGCACAAAACCAATTGAAGGTCTATCGGCAGGCTTTGTTGAAACATGCTTTTGAAGGCAAACTCACTGAGCAATGGCGCAAAGAAAACAAGCCTGAACCCGCAGAAAAACTACTGGAACGCATCAAAGAAGAACGCAAAAAACGCTACGAACAAGAACTCAAAGACTGGAAAGCTGCAGTGAAGGCTTGGGAGAAGGATGGGAAGAAAGAACAAAGACCTTCAAGGCCTAGCAAACCAATTGTTCCCGAAAAACCAAATGATTTTCATGAAAGTAAAAAATGGGAATTACCTAAAGGTTGGGATTGGTCTCAGCTAGGTTTAGTTACCTTCATAACTAAGCTTGCTGGTTTTGAGTACACCAAATACGTCAGTTATGATGAAGATGGAGACTTGTCAGTAATTAAAGCTGAGAATGCTGGTCCCAATGGTTTTAAAAGAACAGACTATTCAAGGATTAAGTCAGAGACCGTCTCAAATTTGAAAAGATCTCGGCTAAGCGGTGGTGAATTACTTGTGGTTTTTGTAGGTGCGGGCACAGGAAATGTTGCTGTCGTACCTAAGTATTCTAATTACTTCTTAGGGCCAAACATTGGTATGGCAAGGCCGTATGGAAATATTGATAGCAAATATCTTGAGTTCTTTTACCAATCTCCTATGGGAAAAGACATACTGATGGTTACCGTAAAGGCTGTGGCTCAACCATCCCTATCTATGGGAACTATACGACAGACCCCTTTAGTGATCCCATCAATTGAAGAACAAAACTTAATAATTCAGATTCTTGATGCACAGTTTTCAGTTGTTGAAAATCTTGAAAGGACAATTGAATCCGGCCTTCAAAAGTCAGAAGCCCTTCGCCAATCAATTTTAAAGAAAGCCTTTGAAGGAAAATTGGTGCCACAAGACCCCAATGATGAGCCTGCTTCGGAATTGCTAAACCGCATAGAGGCAGAAAAGAAAAAGCACCTGGAACAGCAGAAACAACAGAAGAAAAGAAAACCTAAAAATACCAAGAAGATGAGTAAAGAACTGAGCATTGAAGAAGTACTCAAAACTTCTGATAAACCCATGCTTGCCAAAGATGTATGGCAAAAGAGCAAGCACAAGGAGAATATTGAAGACTTTTATATGGAGCTAAAAGACATTCAATCCAAAATCAAGGAAGTGAAAAAAGGCACTGAATCCTTATTAAGCCTGGTATAA